The following coding sequences are from one Paenarthrobacter ureafaciens window:
- a CDS encoding alpha-galactosidase — translation MHPLHLRSAGTSLVISTHRGEAEITHWGADLGDSLPDLSILNEPVPPSAADANVPAGLLPQASSSWQGRPGLRGHRVIDGVPGFDFSVRLRVVSAPTDGSTAVVLQSDPDAGITVTSNLTLHPGGLLELRHELRNDGTSPFQVDELATVLPVAPDAVELLDLTGRWCRERHPQRRPLQQGTWVRTGRHGRTGHDSSLLFAAGTAGFGNRHGKVWATHLAWSGNHEQFADSAADGRTMIGGSELLGAAEVVLQPGESYASPALYAAYSDRGLDGITEAFYSWFRARPHHVSGPRPVVLNTWEAVYFDHNLDTLLELAESAADLGVERFVLDDGWFRGRRDDHAGLGDWYVDETVWPKGLTPLIQAVTSRGMEFGLWVEPEMVNLDSDVARAHPEWIVGPSVASYKEGGRLPLEWRHQHVMDLVNPEAWQYVYDRIDALLRENDISYLKWDQNRDLLEHGHAGRASVHEQTLGAYRLFDALRAAHPEVEIESCSSGGARVDLGILERTDRIWASDCNDALERQTIQRWTGMVVPPELVGSHIGPTTSHTTARTHDLSFRAITALFGHFGMEWDVRAVRGAEREELKRFIALYKAHRDLIHSGRMVRADSPDESLMVHGVVASEYDGGIPAGATAALFAVVKTRTSFAEQVGRVSLPGLDADRGYRVELLFPTPEDPDYSHTVIEAQPVQWLASGAEASGRFLGEVGLPMPVLHPEHAVLLRITAL, via the coding sequence ATGCACCCGCTCCACCTCCGTTCCGCCGGCACCAGCCTGGTCATCAGCACGCACCGCGGAGAGGCCGAGATTACTCATTGGGGAGCCGACCTCGGCGACTCACTCCCCGACCTTTCCATCCTCAACGAGCCCGTTCCGCCGTCCGCGGCTGACGCGAATGTACCGGCCGGGCTGCTCCCCCAGGCTTCCTCCTCGTGGCAGGGCCGCCCGGGCCTCAGGGGACACCGCGTCATAGACGGCGTTCCCGGCTTTGATTTTTCGGTGCGCCTCCGCGTGGTGAGTGCGCCGACGGACGGCAGTACCGCCGTCGTTCTTCAGTCAGATCCCGACGCCGGGATCACCGTCACCAGCAACCTCACCCTCCATCCGGGCGGGCTGCTGGAACTGCGGCACGAACTACGGAATGACGGAACGTCGCCGTTCCAGGTGGACGAATTGGCAACCGTTCTCCCGGTGGCGCCGGACGCCGTCGAACTTTTGGACCTGACCGGACGCTGGTGCCGGGAGCGCCACCCGCAGCGCCGCCCCCTCCAGCAGGGAACGTGGGTCAGGACGGGACGGCACGGGCGCACCGGGCATGATTCGTCCCTGCTGTTCGCCGCCGGGACGGCAGGTTTCGGCAACCGGCACGGCAAGGTTTGGGCCACGCATCTCGCGTGGAGCGGCAACCATGAACAATTTGCGGACAGCGCGGCCGACGGGCGCACCATGATCGGCGGCTCCGAGTTGCTGGGCGCCGCCGAAGTGGTGCTGCAACCCGGCGAAAGCTACGCATCTCCCGCCCTGTACGCCGCCTACTCGGACCGTGGCCTCGACGGCATCACTGAAGCCTTCTACAGCTGGTTCCGGGCCCGGCCGCACCATGTATCGGGCCCGCGCCCCGTGGTCTTGAACACCTGGGAAGCGGTCTACTTTGACCACAATCTGGACACCCTGCTGGAACTCGCGGAGTCAGCCGCTGATTTGGGCGTGGAACGCTTTGTGCTGGACGACGGCTGGTTCCGTGGCCGCCGTGATGACCATGCCGGGCTGGGCGACTGGTACGTGGATGAAACGGTGTGGCCCAAGGGGCTGACACCGCTCATCCAGGCGGTGACGTCCCGCGGCATGGAGTTCGGGCTGTGGGTGGAACCGGAGATGGTCAACCTTGATTCGGACGTCGCGCGCGCCCATCCCGAGTGGATTGTTGGCCCCTCGGTTGCGTCCTACAAGGAGGGCGGCCGGCTCCCGCTCGAGTGGAGGCACCAGCACGTCATGGACCTCGTCAACCCGGAAGCCTGGCAGTACGTCTACGATCGGATCGACGCCCTGCTGCGGGAGAACGACATCAGCTACCTCAAATGGGACCAAAACCGCGACCTGCTGGAACACGGACATGCGGGGCGCGCTTCGGTCCATGAGCAGACCCTCGGCGCATACCGACTCTTCGACGCCTTGCGTGCTGCGCACCCGGAGGTGGAGATTGAGAGCTGCTCGTCCGGCGGCGCCCGCGTGGACTTGGGGATCCTGGAGCGGACAGACCGGATCTGGGCATCGGATTGCAACGACGCGCTGGAGCGCCAAACCATCCAGCGCTGGACAGGCATGGTGGTCCCCCCGGAGCTGGTCGGCAGCCACATCGGTCCCACGACGTCGCACACCACCGCCCGGACACACGATCTTTCCTTCCGCGCGATCACCGCACTCTTCGGCCATTTCGGCATGGAGTGGGATGTCCGCGCGGTCAGGGGAGCCGAGCGCGAGGAACTCAAGCGGTTCATCGCGTTGTACAAGGCGCACCGGGACCTCATCCACAGTGGACGAATGGTGCGCGCCGACTCCCCCGATGAGTCCCTCATGGTGCATGGCGTGGTCGCGTCGGAGTACGACGGCGGTATCCCGGCCGGTGCCACTGCGGCGCTGTTTGCGGTGGTCAAGACGCGGACGTCGTTCGCCGAACAGGTGGGCCGCGTTTCACTCCCGGGGCTCGATGCGGACCGTGGCTACCGTGTGGAGCTGCTGTTCCCCACGCCGGAAGACCCCGATTACAGCCACACGGTCATCGAAGCCCAGCCGGTGCAGTGGCTCGCCTCCGGCGCGGAAGCTTCCGGGCGGTTCCTCGGGGAAGTCGGGCTGCCGATGCCCGTCCTGCACCCTGAGCACGCGGTCCTCCTCCGGATCACCGCCTTGTGA